One window of the Verrucomicrobiota bacterium genome contains the following:
- the fabF gene encoding beta-ketoacyl-ACP synthase II, whose translation MSLRVVITGMGAVTPLGNTVDSFWEGLIHGRSGIDKITAFDPSRLTSQIAGEVKDFNPAPHFSHPKKGLRADRSSQFAVAAASQAFIHSGLKNLHTFNPNRGGVVFGASNGGITTLSKQFQILVEKGPSKLSPFLIPMLRTNMAAAMVAIELGLEGPNFSVGAACASASEAIGQAWRLIRNGEADFILTGGSEAPICELMVGGFCAMKALSQRNSSPQQASRPFDLERDGFVISEGAGALVLEEESHARRRGATILAEIIGHGLTTDAYHITQPSADGKGVAASMNAALAQAKCQPSELSYVIAHATSTKAGDRAEARAIQSLFGHHSTPVTALKSMTGHLCGASSAIELIGAVKSIEQSLIPPTINLFRPDKHFALNHVANQPREAKIKNVVINAFGFGGNNSSLVISRY comes from the coding sequence ATGAGTTTACGAGTTGTCATTACAGGTATGGGAGCAGTGACGCCGCTCGGCAATACGGTTGATTCCTTTTGGGAAGGCCTGATTCACGGAAGAAGTGGCATTGATAAGATCACCGCTTTTGATCCATCCCGCCTGACATCCCAGATTGCCGGTGAAGTAAAGGATTTCAACCCAGCTCCCCATTTTTCCCATCCGAAGAAGGGATTACGCGCGGATCGTTCCAGTCAGTTCGCTGTTGCTGCCGCTAGTCAGGCCTTTATTCATTCCGGATTAAAGAATCTCCATACGTTCAATCCGAATCGAGGGGGTGTTGTTTTTGGAGCCTCCAACGGCGGAATCACGACCCTGTCGAAGCAATTCCAGATTCTAGTTGAGAAAGGCCCGAGTAAACTCTCCCCTTTTCTGATTCCCATGCTTCGTACCAATATGGCTGCGGCCATGGTGGCCATAGAGTTGGGTCTAGAGGGGCCAAATTTTTCTGTAGGAGCCGCTTGCGCTTCCGCAAGTGAGGCAATTGGGCAGGCCTGGCGGCTGATTAGAAATGGAGAGGCCGACTTCATACTCACCGGAGGTAGTGAAGCCCCGATTTGCGAGCTGATGGTCGGCGGTTTTTGTGCCATGAAAGCGCTGAGCCAGCGCAATTCCTCACCGCAACAAGCTTCCCGGCCCTTTGATCTTGAACGCGACGGCTTTGTCATCTCGGAGGGAGCGGGAGCTCTTGTTCTTGAGGAGGAGTCTCATGCACGCAGGCGTGGCGCTACGATTTTAGCCGAGATCATTGGTCATGGGCTAACGACGGACGCTTATCATATCACTCAGCCAAGTGCCGATGGGAAGGGTGTAGCCGCATCGATGAATGCCGCACTAGCGCAGGCAAAGTGCCAGCCCTCGGAACTCTCCTACGTCATTGCCCATGCTACTTCAACAAAAGCTGGAGATCGCGCCGAGGCCAGAGCCATTCAATCTCTCTTTGGTCACCACTCGACACCCGTAACAGCTCTAAAATCCATGACAGGTCATTTGTGTGGAGCCTCCAGCGCGATAGAACTTATTGGCGCTGTTAAATCAATAGAGCAGTCACTGATCCCCCCGACGATCAACCTTTTCAGACCGGATAAGCACTTCGCGTTGAACCACGTTGCCAACCAGCCAAGAGAAGCCAAAATAAAGAATGTCGTGATTAACGCCTTCGGCTTTGGTGGTAATAATTCCTCCCTAGTCATAAGTCGTTATTGA
- a CDS encoding helix-turn-helix domain-containing protein, whose product MLQPSSMPLPASHALRKLGRDLSIARRKRGISTADMASRLFVSRDTLWRLEKGDPSVGIGTLATAAFILQMHDRLANLANPSTDAIALDLDEGRLAKRIHRIRRTAV is encoded by the coding sequence ATGCTTCAGCCATCTTCCATGCCACTACCGGCTAGCCATGCCCTGCGAAAGCTGGGGCGGGACTTGTCGATTGCCCGAAGGAAGAGGGGTATCTCGACCGCAGACATGGCGTCCCGGCTTTTTGTCAGCAGGGATACCTTATGGCGTCTTGAAAAGGGGGATCCCTCGGTGGGTATCGGCACCCTGGCAACCGCTGCCTTCATTCTCCAAATGCACGATCGCCTCGCAAATCTTGCCAACCCATCAACCGATGCCATTGCCCTCGACCTTGATGAGGGCCGACTTGCCAAACGTATCCACCGCATCCGACGCACTGCCGTATGA